Below is a window of Poecile atricapillus isolate bPoeAtr1 chromosome 2, bPoeAtr1.hap1, whole genome shotgun sequence DNA.
TCCAGATACATTTCTGAGAAACTGAACTATACTCAGTGTACATGTTAATAATCTCTTAAATACATCATCTGAACAAAATTCATGTAGCTACAGCCCTAAGTGAGCTCAGAACAGCACACAGCCTTTCAGGCCCATTATGATCACAAAGTAGATGTACACGACGTAGAAAAGCCAAGCTGGGGCTTTGCAATAAAACCTCTAAAAATGCACATGCTAACTACAGCacaaatccatttttaaatcgtaattaatttcaaaagcagCAGGTATTTATCCCATTTCATAGCAGAAATAATGGCAAACACCGGAAAAATTTTAGGCATGCAGACGTACTAACGTCAAAGCTATACTACGTGTTTATTTAGTCCAGAAAAGCTTACTAAGAATTATGTGACTCTTTAAAGCCACGTATGGCCACAGAAGCCCAGCCCTGGTCACTGCAGGTACCCATAGTGTATATATGCACAACTAGATGGATCAGTAGGGAACGCAGGGGCAGCTACAAGGAACGGCAATGCCACTACACTGCTGTTCGCCTCCAAGACTTCTCAGTGTGCGTCCCTGAGAGCGCTGCCAACACAAACACCGAGGTTTCAGACATCCCCACCTGCTCAGCCCAAGGGGAGCCCCGCTACGCCCCCACCCCCCATCACAGCCCCCTCCCGCCTGTGGGACGCGGCGATGCTGGGCTAGGGGCGAGGAAACACATTGCTCCCCTCTCCCCGATGCTCAGGTGCGCCGTCCCGTCCCTCCGCAGCCTTAATCCCTTTCCTGCTTCCCCCAGAAGGAAGGGGGCACCTTTCCGCTCCTCCAACACCGCCGCACTCCGCGCTTAACAACGATCCCGATggcctctcctcctcctcctcccgggTCTCCCGGGAGCCGGCCCTGCCCGAGGGCGCGGAGACGGCCCCCGCTGCCGCCTCCGGCGGTGCCcggcgggcccggggctgcggccgccgggcgggagcggccgcGGCGGGAGGGGGCGGGCGGGAGCCGCGCCcgccggggcggggggagcggcTGCCGCAGAGCCCCCGCGGGGCCCCCCGGGACCGAGGCCCCTTCGGGGCGGTCGCTCCCCCCGCGGGGACGGGAAAGGGCCCGGCGGCCGCTGAGCGGCGGGACGCGAGCGCGGGAGTACCACCACCACCGCCATCCttctctcccccctcccctccgcTCCGGACAAACCTCCGCTTCCTTTCGTGCCTGGCCGTCCCGACCGCGGGCGGCCGCGGGGAGGCGGTGGGGGAGGAGAAGGATGCGGCGGCGGATCCGGTCTCTCTCCCAGGCtgcggaggcggcggcggcccctGGGCGCGCAGGCGCTGCTGCTGTTGCCGCCGCCCCCCCcacctcttcctccccctcctcctcctcctcgcccgCCGTTACGGagcgccgcgcccgccccgtGTGCGCATGCTCGGCGCGAGGCGCTGGGGAGCGGCCGGGCCCGCCCCCGGTTTCCTGCCCCTGCGAGCGCCCGCGAGCGCCCCCTGGCCGCGCgccccggcagcagcgccgccCGCCCGGTGGAGCGGGACCCCCCGCGCCCTCTGCTGGGAGCGGCGGCCCACAGAGCCACGGAATCCATCGGCTTGGGAAAGGCCTCCGCGGGCACCGAGTGCGACCTGTGGCCGGACACCTCCCGTCAGCCGTATCCTGGCACTGAGTGACACGTCCGGTCTTCCCTTAAACACCTCCCGGGActgtgactccaccacctccccgggcagcacattccaatgtctaatcactcctgctgggaagaaattcctcctaatgTCCAACTTAAAGCTCCCCTGGTGAAACTTGATGCcgtttcctctcatcctgtcgcTGGtagcctgggagaagagaccgacCCCCGCCTGGCTACACTttcctttcagggagctgtagagagcGATAAAATCCCCCCCCGACACTCCTTTTCTCCGGGCGGACAACaccagctcctcacaggacttgtgctccaaaCTTGCTGCAACCTGGAGGCCTGTGGGCTTCAGGGTTAACACCCTCTCCCCCTGGGACCTGCCTTTGGTCCCTCGATCCTCCTGGAATCCTGGAGTGTCCTTTGGCCAAGTGTAGGTTTGCTGCCCTAAAAGCAAAAATTCACCTGAGGTTTGTGGGGACTGTAGTTTCCTTCAGGGTAGAAGGAAGTGACAGGGGCACAGGAAGCTGAAGTAAGGTATGAGAGAAAGGGAAACCCTGAGAACATACAGGTTTTTAGAAGCCATCCAGTGttacttattttctttatttctctttgggTGCATCCATCAAGAGTCCTGCCGTAGGCGCGGACACCTCCCACTAGGTCAGACTGCTCAGTCTCATCTaatctggccttgaactcttccaggtATAGGGCATCCAAAAACCTCCTTGGGCAGCCTCTTCCGgtacctcaccaccctcacaacaGAGAATTTCTTACAAATATCTAGCCTAAAGTTCCCATCTGACTTTGTATCCATTGCTTGTTATCCTCTCACTACAAGTCATACAAAGTAcaagtgctgctgccagtggaaAGGATGAGCTTTGGCTAGGAAGGTCTGCAAGGAATGGATGAATAACCTTTCTCAAACATGAGATAGTTTGTGTTTTAGTACGAAGGATGTGTTTAATCTGAACattatagaaagaaaaaacaaatacattttggGAACTTCCCAACACAGGAATACAAAGAGTCTCTCAGCATCCATACCCCTTGTTTTTCCCTAATCAGCCTGCGTAGCACACGCACTGTGTTTCTGTCTCCTTCCATCTGCCCCACTACCAGTGGTCTCTCATTTGGAGGTGTGCAATTCCAGAGCAGCAACTCAGACTCCCACCTCCTATAAAGACGTAGGGTAGAGTCAAATTGCAGCCTCACATTTCATAAATTCCCATGACACACAGTGGAGTACACTGTACAGGAAGAAGTGTTTCTCCTGCTCATATGGAAATAACATTACATTTGTCAGCCCCCTCAGCCATGTTAGAATGGAAGAGCATTGCTCCCTTTACTCAATACCAAGCAACTGgtaaatgctgaaaataaatgtaaactTGGCCTTGtgtcttctgatttttttttcctgaaagaagtGTTTTTGACTGTAGTTTGACTCAGAAGATTGCTAatgtttccctttcttttctaaaataataataataaaaaagtgaTTTCCAACACCACAAAAGGGAAATACCAGATTTACTTAGAGGTGCAGCTAAAACATCTGCAAGATGAGACTGCCAGCTTTCTGTACACCAGCTGAAGGCTTTTACAACTATTCCTATCcttgtgtttttatttccctcccACACGTTGATGGAAAAACGTTCCCTGCATCACTGTTAAATGAGCCTCAGGTGGGAGGAGGAGTGGACAAGTAGCAGCTGCCTGCCATAAAGAGGGTGAGCAAAGGACTTGGTTAGTGTTTTGCTGGGCTGTAAGCCGCAGCAGCAGCATTAGACATGAGTTTTTGGGGTCTAAGGGGGTAGGAATAGCTTAGTCCTTGTagggggttttggttttgtggtttgtttttttctttttctcttccttgcaCCACTCTCCTTTTCAAAGGTCAAAGTAATTCTTTGGCCTGAGGAAGTCTGTAGGCTTTTTGGTGCTTTCAAGAGCTGCACAGGCCACCCTAGATGGAAACTGAAGAGAGCTCCAGCGTTCGTAAAGCATTCTGAAACTCTAGGCTGAACTGTGTGCTAGTTTGTAACAGGTCTcagaataattttatctttttataaCTTTGTAGGACTTAAGTCTTCTAAAGAGTTAAGCTTCTGTGATTTCTTATAGTCTTGCTCATAAGCTATGTGTGATAGTGTTGTATTACTTGCAAGTATTAGTTAACTGAGGAGACATCTAAGTGTGGGAGGAAGTTCTGTCTTGTGAATCTTATGTGGCTTTGAATGCAAACTTACACATAAGGATTTtggtggggttgtttttgctaCCTATCATTTGGTTTAAGCGTAGGAAGCTGGGTGTCACTGAAATGCTTGGTTTACTATGTTAGTTAGCTGTCATTGTTCTTAAGTATAGTATAAAGTACAAACCCTGAATTAATGCAGCTCTTATTGTAATGTGTACCAACACATACATTAGCATTAAGAAGTGTTTTCTTTGTGAAGCATTAAATGTCTGATTGTGTGAagtcttgccttttttttttttccttcctttttgcaAGTATGTGGCCCCTGGCTCAAGGCTAATTCACTGAaggcttttttatttaattggcTGTGATATTACTTACAGAGATGTATGCATCGAAGACTACTGAAGTTTTGCAGCTGTAGAGTATGTTACAAGGTTGCCTTGAAGGACTAATATTGAGAGCTGTGTACAAAAGCTTGCCTAGCAAAGCCCAGCTGAAATATTTGACCTTGATAGCAATGTCAGTTTTTTACCTTCTGTTTAGAAGACAGCAGCTTTATTTTGGAAGGATATGTTTTCTTTGGTCAGGGAGAGGAATGTCTGCTAAATTATGAAAGAGCATGAAAATAATTAAGTCATGTAGCTTTTAAAGTGGTTGATAATGATCACGTCTCTCTTTCagtgtttaaagaaaaatgaatacTTCCTCAGCTTCAGAAAGTGGATCATATTCCACAAACCACCCAAGACCCTTTTTTTATGCGCAGCCATCAGCTCAACAGCCTTATCCAAATCCATGGTACCTCAGTCATGCGTACAGCCCATACTGTGTACCTGCTCCAGGTAAGgtaaacagcagctctgtgggatctTTGCTTAGTTAGTTACATACTTCTTTCCTCCACTCTTGTAGTATCTGTGTTAATGAGCCTTTTGGGAGTTTAACTAATACTTAGTAAATCAGATTTTTGATGACTGGAGCACTGCATTGATTCTGCCTTAAATATGTAGCTTGTGTGGTGGAAAGCATCTGCTTCTGGAGAATGgaagctaagaaaaatattaagtaaTGGTCATCCTGCAAACACAGAGCTCTAGAATATACTTAGCAATTAATGTGTGGGTATATGTGAATTCCATGTGTGCATGCATGATAGGTATGGATAAACGTAAGcttaagaaaataagaaaaatattgttaaatACACGTTGTAGGCACTATACCTATGTGGACTTCTATCTAGAGCTGTCTTTCAAAGACAATGCTATAGCAATAATCTATAAAGTAGccaaaacaatacagaaaacaACTTGGTGAATGTTCTAAGGGATGAAATCAAGCTCTAGTTGAAGTGTAGATGTTGAGATAAGCTATTTCCTAAAAAAGAACTCCCTCTCTGAGTTTTTGCACCAGATTTGCTTCTAAGCATTGAAAGGCAGCGTGTTTTATTTACTGATGTGTCTGACCTTGTAGCTGTCCCTGTCTATGCAAGTAAATATGTTTCAGAATGACTTATTTCAGAATGATGATatgtttgtcttttctttctgtcaccAATATCTAGGCTTCCGAAGTGGAAATCcgtattttccattttattctgTTGCGCTCCATGAGTACCCTGGATTTTTTGTTCCACAGCATCCAGTGCATGCAAGAATTAACAGAAGGCCTTATTTTAATGCTGCCCCACCTTCCCCTATGTTTTATCATGCAACAAGATTTAGACATTATAATAGCCCTGGGAAGAAAATGGAGACAAAAGAAACACAGACTGATCCTAGACAGCctgaaagcaagcaaaaaaagcaTCAAGATATCCGTACAGAAACGAAAGGTTGTGATGCAGGAAATATAGGCTGTGTTTCTCCTGGTATAGGTACAGAGGCTGAAAGTACTTCAGAGAAGCAAGATTCATTTGGGTCTTCTGTTGTGGTAGACAGAGAGTTTCATAATAAGaaccctgccagctctgcacagtATAGAAGTCTTCCTACAGGAAGCTATGCCTTTGAGAAGGAAGAAGTGAGGATTGAATATGGAAATGGCTCTCCAGCTATTCAGCTGTGGAAGTCCTTTAAAGAAACAATCCCGTTGTATGATGTGGCAAGTGGTAAACCAGTTCCAGAGAACATAGTGCCACATGACTTATTTTCTGTTAGCTCATGTGAAGGCATGATATATGGCCCTCGTGAAGGGGAGAATATGCTGCCAGGAGCTTCCTTAGATGAGAGAAAAGCTGTTGTCACCTCCAAAGTGAGTGCTGAAACTGTGCAAGAGAAAGATGTCCAAAATACCGAAGTGAAGCTGGATGCAGAAAAGTTGGCAAAATCCTCCCCAGGTGAAACCATGGCACTGCAAATCACAGAGTTGGCAAGATCTGTTGGTGTAGATCAACCAGTGGTAATAACTAAGAAATCTAGCACTAAAAGGTCTGCAGGATCAAAAACTTCTCAAGAAGACCCCAGCTTTGTTCAACAAGCAGGACTACTTCCATCTAATGTGGAGGTAATGAGTGACTTTCAGcagaaaaagctgaatttaAGCCACAGTGCAACCAATGAAAGTCAGACAGAAAAAGGTATTTGGTGTGACAAATCAATTGAGAAGTGTGCTCCCTCTAGCAGCTGGCTGGCTTGTTTGGACAGTATGGACACAAATTATGATGTTTGTTTGCCACAAAGGAAGCATCAAAGTGTGATCAGTCTGTCTTCTGATGACATGTCCTCTAGAGAGGAAGGCTCATCAATTGATAATGCTCCAGTGTCTTATTTTGTGCCTGACTATGTGCTTCAGAAAAGCATGTATACCTTTCAGAAAAGTACAGAGGGCttagagaaagagagagagcaaATTAAAAGTGGTGGGTCCCTTAATGTAGATGAAGTGGCAGGAAAGGAGCAAGTGAACAGCTTGAATGACCAAGATGTCAACTCTTCAAACACAAAGATCAAAGAGGCTTCCAGTAAAGGTAAAAAGCTGGGAGCTGTTTCTAGGTCCTCTAGTAGGAAAGAAACTGATTCTCtcaacaaaaaagcaactaagaATTTGTCAGAAATTGAGGACTCTGAAGAATATTCTGTGatgggagaagaggaagatgaagatgGAGAGGATGAgtatgaggaggaagaggatgatgaCATGGATGAAATTGAGTATTTCTTTCAAGAAGCCCCTCCATATGGCATCTTGAGGCCAAATAAAGGAAATTTCTACCAAGTTGGTGAGAGCGTGCTTTGGAAACCACCTAAAAATGCTGTACCAGCACAATTAATTAGCTGGCCGGCTCAAGAGAAAATAAGAACTAGGAGTGGGTTTGTTGAAAACATTGGTGTAGTTTACAAGCCAAAGAAGAGAGAACAAGATGAAGTTGTATACAGTGACTATGGGTACTATGGAAGAAAGAGGCCTATGACAAGAAGAGAAGGACTTGAACACCAGCGA
It encodes the following:
- the LOC131575485 gene encoding uncharacterized protein LOC131575485; this encodes MNTSSASESGSYSTNHPRPFFYAQPSAQQPYPNPWYLSHAYSPYCVPAPGFRSGNPYFPFYSVALHEYPGFFVPQHPVHARINRRPYFNAAPPSPMFYHATRFRHYNSPGKKMETKETQTDPRQPESKQKKHQDIRTETKGCDAGNIGCVSPGIGTEAESTSEKQDSFGSSVVVDREFHNKNPASSAQYRSLPTGSYAFEKEEVRIEYGNGSPAIQLWKSFKETIPLYDVASGKPVPENIVPHDLFSVSSCEGMIYGPREGENMLPGASLDERKAVVTSKVSAETVQEKDVQNTEVKLDAEKLAKSSPGETMALQITELARSVGVDQPVVITKKSSTKRSAGSKTSQEDPSFVQQAGLLPSNVEVMSDFQQKKLNLSHSATNESQTEKGIWCDKSIEKCAPSSSWLACLDSMDTNYDVCLPQRKHQSVISLSSDDMSSREEGSSIDNAPVSYFVPDYVLQKSMYTFQKSTEGLEKEREQIKSGGSLNVDEVAGKEQVNSLNDQDVNSSNTKIKEASSKGKKLGAVSRSSSRKETDSLNKKATKNLSEIEDSEEYSVMGEEEDEDGEDEYEEEEDDDMDEIEYFFQEAPPYGILRPNKGNFYQVGESVLWKPPKNAVPAQLISWPAQEKIRTRSGFVENIGVVYKPKKREQDEVVYSDYGYYGRKRPMTRREGLEHQRMLRKFLGGRLLRENMGIPPEEYWIRSGAKPRFTSQIHGSFSPPAKSKEQVCPPLIKPKKKRMGKPPSKRRDMRHEVEEVEMWELPKHSVHKGHGTRKSLSKKR